The genomic region tcatcatggtgtcaacaccaaggccGAAGAGTCGAAGAGACCCTCAGACGCCGCGATCGCAGAAGAAACGCATGCCCAAGGGCCGTTACAGCGATGGACACTGGTGGTGTAAGTGGTAACTCTGTCCACCTAATAATTGATCGGAACTCTGACATCTCTGAAGGTAACTGTGAACCCCGCCAGAAAGCCACACTCCGTGAGGTTAAGAAGTCTGGGCCGAACAACGGCAAGCTTTTCTGGAAGTGCGACGATTGTAATTTCTTCCTCTGGAGGGATGAGGCCAAGGTACGCGAGTCTGGGTTGAGGGCTTCCCGAAGAGGTAGCGAATCCTCCAAATCTGAACCTCCACCCATGACACAGCAATCACTTGTGTCTTATGGGTACCAAGTGACTCCGAGCCGGCGTCAGAGCGACGATGATTCTGCTAGCAGCACAGAATCCGGCGAGGATTCAGAAGCCGATACCCCAATGCCCAAATCGGTAAGAAACCGAACCCAAATTGCCGACCATTCAAAGCTGCCGTCTCCGCCTACTGCAGCTGTCGAGACACCCAGTCGTGGGCCGTCCAAGAGACGGCGCGACGTcttcgaggaagatgaagatgagttcAGTGATATTGCCTCGGATGAAGAGCGGCAAATGGCTGCGATTGCGGAAAAGAGCGCCGAGAAGGCCGCCCAGAGCCGTTTCACTACACCAACTACCACTCGCTCTACCGATGCGATCTCGGGGATACCAACACCTTCTGTATCGCGCACACTGTTTCCCACCAGCGAATCCAAGAGACAGAAGCAAGTATCCTTTGAGTATACCCCCTCCATGTCATCTACTACTCTGTCAGCCAACACAACACCTTCAAAGACTCCATGCAGAATGCAAGAGCCTCCTGCAAGTAGCCCTCCGGAGACGAGCTACGATGTGACAGACGAAGTCATGAATCTTTTGAGAGGCCAAAACATTGACAAAAGCGTTTTGTCATCTGTGCAGAGGATTCTGGAAACTGCAGCACGTCGCACTAAGGGCATCGTTCTAGGCCGTGACTCTGCGCGGTCAagcctcaagaccaaagaTGACAACATTGCTACCATGCAAGAGCGTATTACTGCACTCGAGAACCGCGAACGAATGCACAGGAGTCAGATGACGAATATCAAGGCTGgtttgatgaagatgtatGATGACAACTGATTGTGTCAAGTGTCAGGTTAGACATGGCAAAGTTATGGTTATAATGATAATGCGAGCTTTGGACTTTGGTAATGTAGTTAGATATACCCTTTTAGCGATTAGTCAATAGTAACAGAGTAGTTTTCGTGTGGCAGCCCAAAAAAATACATCAAGTTGAAGGTGTATTTATCGTGTCCGTTTGGATTACACCAGTGACTGGCATTCAAGATAAACTACATGTCGACTGGACCCTACATAGGTATTCAAGAGTGTTCTATTATCATCCGAGACGTAAAGTCTTCATCGTTTATAGGCTTAGCAACATGGATTAGTGAATTTTATTTCTATACAGCCCGACTCCAGGACAGCCCCTCCCAAGTATATGCAATTCCAATTTATACCGCTTTATCGCTAAAAGTCAGGGCCCAACCTTTCAGCAAGGGCCTTTTCAGTGTTGGCATAGACCTCGTCAGGAGGAGGGGTAGCATCGAGCTTGAGAACCTTGCCAACCTCCTCAAAACGGTTGACGACAGGCATGCTGGTCTCGATGAAGGTACGGAATCGCTTGCGGATACTCTCGGCGTTGTCATCGTCACGGCCGCTGGTCTTGCCACGCTCGAGAAGACGAGACTCCATGACGTCCTCCGGGCAGTCGAAGAAAAGGACAAGCTTGGCGGGGCAAACAGTCTCTTCAAACTTGACGGCCTGGTCCATCTTACGGGGGAAGCCGTCAATGAGGAAGCGCCCCTTTTGCGAAGCCTTTGCCTTAAGGTCGGCGGCCATGGCGTTCTCGAGGAGAGCAATAGTCACCTCCATGGGAACAATGAGACCGTTTCGAATGTAGTCCTTGATGAGATCTCCGTATTGTGAACCGGGTCTTTCCTGCTCGGCACGCAAAAGATCACCAGCTGAGAGGTGGCAGAAGCCGTGGTCCGAGACAAGCTTGGAGCACTGAGTGCCCTTACCAGCGCCAGGACCGCCGAGAACGAAGATGACAGTCACATCCTTGGGGTCGAAAGTCGGAGTTGACTTTTGGGGCGCGATGGTCGCGGGCGCATCTTGTTCGATAGcaggcatgatgagatatAGAGCTGTAGTTGGAGGTTGAGGTTAGCTGAGGAGTTTCATCATGGAAGAGGGGGGTTTACCTTTTGATTGGGTACCTTTGTCAATACGGGATCATCTAGGTATAAATAAAAGGGACTTGAGGGGAGGGAAATacaaggaagaggagcctGATCTTTTGCTCGATAGAAGATCGATCGTGTTGATGCTGCCAAGACAAGGAGGAGTGGACTAGACCCTTGGATTGAGCGGTGTCCAGCACGTGGAGGGCCTGAGGCATCCATGATGTTGCTACAGCCCACTTTACAAGCTCAACCTCAGATCAGCTCTTATCAGATCAACCACAATGTAACATCAGCGATCATCTTGATAGAAAAATATAAGTGTTTTGACCAAATTATTCCTTCATGAGCTGATTCTAATACTTGATTGCATTGCCTCCACCATTCGACTGGAGCGAGAATCTCACAGCTCATGGACACAATCTTGATCAGCTGCAAGTGATGATCCCCTGTCATCGACTATTGATACATACAGTTCACTCCAGATCATATGCTGGACATGCTCCTGGAATCCTGAACACTGACCTAGAACTACACTTGCTCCAAACTTCTTACTGACATCTTCATAAGTAGCCTGGCAACGACCTCATCCCACCCGGCAATGACATGATATTCTCGAATATAGGCCTGCACCCATTATTCATAGTTCAGCGTGACCATGGGTTTGTAAATCACCATGGCGTTGGCCGATTTGAAGAATTCGCCATCGGCATTGCCAATCTTGCTGAGTCTGGGCGAGATCTGAACCCCAACGACTGGCTCTCCGCCCTGTTTACCACTCTTGTAGCGAACAATGAGGTCGTCAAAGTTATCGCTCTCGTCGTCGGTGTCCCAGTCTGTCACAAAGAACGCCCTCGACTTGAGGAAATAGCTGTTCAGCTTGACCGCTTTGCTGACAATGTTTCCAAGCTTCTCTTCCGCcttgtcctcctcgtcaGAGCCCATGAAGATGGCTAGGTCATTCTTCAACTTTTGGACGATGCCTTCAACCtctctgttgttgtcttgaTCAAACTGCTCGTTCAAAAGGTTGGCTGTGTGAGCTTTGACACGACTCAGTTCTGGCATGCTCTCGCAATCGATCTCTATGCTTTGTTAGTACAATAAAGTAAGAGATAGATAGATGGGAGGTCATACTAGAGATGTCCAAGCAGAACAACTGGAAAACTCTGCCTGCAGGGCCACCGAAGATGGCTGCTTCGCCTTGGAAAATGTAACGGACGAGGCACTTCCAGATGTACTGCTCAAAATAGAAATCAGCCAGGTGGATGTCTTTCTTTTGCTCCTTTTTGAGCGCTTCCACCACGCTGTGTTCTGCTTCCCGAGGGGCCGCCTTTCGGTAAGGTTTTACTGTGAGAACCTGAGCGACGAAAGCAAAGATCTGGTATCTGATACCCCCCCAGATACGTTCGACTTCGTCGTCGGTCACCTTAAACGCATCATTAAAGTTGGGGTCCTTTTCAGCAAGCATGGCAGCCATTTCCACTCTCAGCTCATCGGCATAAGCCCGTGTCTCCTTGAACCTTCTGGTGAGTTCGACGTTGTCGTCAAGCAGTCTCCCATTTCTATCCAAGGACATGGCGAGTTTCTTTTCACATTGTTTGAGCTTGGAGGTGCTGTCGTCCGGTGAGCTAACCTCGAGGAGTTGGCGTTCAAGGGAAGTGATTTTCTTCTTGGCCGCGTCAAGCTCAACTGCGAATCTAGTCGTGTGCAGAGTAGCTGAAATCCGTTCCTGAAGAAAGGTCAGACCTTCATGGAGGCTCTGAATTTCAGACAGGTTGCCCGAGGGAGAAACCTCAATGTGCGAGAGAGCTGGCGGGGCTGGCTGAGGAGTGGCAGCATTGTTACTGGCGGTCGCAGACTTGTTGGTCTTAAGAACAATCTTCCGCACCTTTTTGTTGGGAGAATTGGCTTCTTCGTCGGAGGATGATCGTTTCTTAAGTACAGTGGACTGGTTTATGGTGGCTAGAGGAGAAGTCTTGATCGCAGGATCAGAGCTAGAGTGCGCAGTCTCATCTTTGACCTGAATGACTCGAGATCCCGTGGAAGACATGGAGCAGAAGCGTGGGACGATTGGCTCGTCAGAATCACTTTCAGGATCCTTGAAACTCTTGGGGGCCGCAGCTCGCGAGGGACGCTCTCGTCTCTCAGGAGTCGTGAACTCCATGGCTTTTTGATGCGATGTGATGGGAAgtgaaagaggaggaagcaAGGGAATTAAAGATATCTGGTTTCGCAGAGGAGAAATGCGAGGACGTAAATGAAACGGTGAGGAGTCGAGGAGAAAGCTATGAGTTTTTATGCGGCCTGGGGCTGGCAgtgatggagagaagaggaggagaacaaTCGCGTGCCGAGCTGACACTGGCAGGGCGTTGCCGTCCAGTTTAACAATAGGCTATCAATAGGCCCTTTTGATTTACAATAGTAAAAATCAGGCAACAATGAAAAACAATACAAAAGCCTGTGATTGATATGTATGTCAATGGGCGGTGCACCTGAGGCTGTTCTTGGGAGTAAGTCAAGGGAATTGCGTTCTATGGTCCCTGGTTCTCTTGAGTTCCAAATGGTTTTATACTAATCAACGTAGAAAAAATAAAGTTTGTAAACGATTTTGTTGAAAAACCTTCCTATTTAATTCATCATTGGTATTCCTCTTTATAGCACAATCGAAGATCTCAACGTTTAGCCTTTAAGGTTTATCATGTCGAGGATAAATTGTCAATACACTGTAAAATCTCCTTATTTCTTTCCAAGTCGCTGTATCTGCTGAGGTTGTCCTTGATTTTCATTGACCAGAGATTGACCTGTGTCTACGCTCCTCTGGATCagtacctacctaggtagtcAGGGGCGTTCGTTTCGATGTTTTTGTCCGCTGGTACCAATTAGCAATGATACACATGTATTGGGAAAGAGATGCAAATGAACGTGAGTTAGCTTTAGAGCTGATAATCCAAGCCTGGTCACAATATTGATATGTCTTTGTATGTGTTCCATAACCCAAAATCTTGAAGGCTTCACTGTTGATCGCTCGATCTTTTACTGTTAGCAGGATCAAGCGCGGTTCTTTGGAAAATTCCACAACCTCTGTATGGATATGAAGCTGCTGTCAATCATGAGAGAGACTGACCTCAACCTTCACTTCAAAGAGATCATGCTTTCATGCTGAATGTATTGTTGCCCTGTATAGGATCTCCCCCCATAAGGAACACACCGCATTCAATGTGATAGTAGTTTATTACGATTCCTTGTAGTCACTATTAGTCTCTGCCTCAAAGGGGAAACTTGTCACATGGCTGTAGTCAACGAACATGGGTGGAAATCTCCCCTTGCAGTCTTATTCCACAAAAAGCAAAGAGCGAAAGCACTGACCAAAGCATTACGAGGATGATCACTGTAAGAACTCCGTTGCAATTTCCGCTTGGTGTCAACGGGAATAATACAAGGTTGACGATTGCTTGTGTAGGATACTTCTCGAAGGCAGAGGCGCCGCGATCACTGTTTCATACAGATTGACGAGACCAGCAAATGATATTAATAGATACGAAGACTTACGGTTGGGAACGCGTGTCTCGATGCGTTGTAAACGACCAGCCAATCCGGACTAAGCAAATGTCCTGGAATGGAGATTAATCCCAGGTCGTCGGGACTATCCATATGGCTTCAAGCCTCCCCATTGGATAAATTATCTAAGTGCCGACAGCCGCGGCCCGCCCTATCTTTCCCACTGTCAGGGCAGCATTAGGGGCTTGGCTTCAAAACAGAGCCTCCAGCTAAGCTTCTGCTCACTGAAACTTCAGTGGGGATGATCGATGTCCACCACAGTATCAGCATGATTGGCCAGTCCCTCTTCTAGAACGCCCATTATCAAAATTGCCCAAAGACCGACTAGACTGTCTTTGTCGATTTGACCTCCCCTTTACCCATGCACCCACTCGATTCAAGGCCTCTTCTCACTTGGAATTTTGTTTCTCACTTCAAGACTTATtttcttcagcctcttgtTGTTTCCGGCATTTGGGTCGTTCGCTTCTCTTTACCACATCTCGACTGGCTAGTTTGGAGTATCTCAAGCCTTCTCTCGTTCGAATGAAggtgtcatcatcatcatcatcatcatcatcatcgcaaTTCTCTCGTTTTTTCCATCTTGACCTGAAGTCGCGTTGAATCTCTACCACGCAGAATATATCAAACAATCAGACTCGACTCGGTCCCTTCCTTTCGAAACAACGACAAAATGGAGCCAGGACTCGTGGGATGGGTAATGGAGCTTACGGCCTGGGTGGCCCctttcttcatcgtcatgtCGCCCATCCTCTCCTACGCCGACCAAATTATCTCCATGTACCGGAACAAGACCAGCGCAGGCTTCTCGCTCGACATCCCTCTCATCATGCTTGTCGCGTCTTTCCTGAGGTTCGATCTCTTCTGTCGCGACACGATTAGCACGAAACATAACTGACCCGCGCTTCCCGAAACACAGAATCTTCTACTGGCCCCAAGCGCAATACGATACGAGTCTACTCCTTCAGTCGCTGCTGATGGTTATCGTCCAAATAGCTCTCCTTAAAGTCGCCCTCGACTACCGACCTCCCCCACCTACCAAGGGCGGCGAGGCTGGTCTGCCATTTGCCGGTGCTGATGATGGTTTGATGGGCTTCCAGCGCCCTTATAACTTCTGGCAATGGCGATCCCCTCGACGGTAGGatctttttttaatttatgTGTTAATTTGTTTGGTCTAACTGATTATAGATACTGGCATGCCATTATGTACTTTGCTGCCGGTCTTGTATTTTTGGAGCTTCTCCTTTCCCAGATGCCTGGACTATACGCCGTATATGCGAACACCATCGGATGCATTGGACTCGGCGTGGAAGCGACTCTCCCTATCCCTCAGATCTTGGTCAATATGCGGTCCAAGTCATCTAAAGGTCTAAGATTATCGGTCCTGGCTGCTTGGATTGGAGGTGATACCATGAAGCTTTTCTGGTTCTTCACATCGAAATCTGAGATTCCTTGGTCGTTCAAGATTTCGGGTATGTTCCAGGCTTCGTGCGACTTCTTCCTTGGTTTCCAGTACTTGCTTTACAATAGCCCCGAGGAACCAGCGCAAATCAAGGAACACCCCATGGTTGAGTGGGAGGCACCCAAGTCAACTACACGAAGTCATAGCCGGAGCCTCACCCCTACGCGACGACCTGCGCCATTTGTTGGCGCCGAAGAGGCCAAATAAGTCGTCCAAGCCCATGATTATATAAACGATCTAATGATAGTGATGTTGGATCTTGATGCGTATATCTGAATTCAAAGCTGCTGGAGTGGAAAGTCGCCAGGAACGTCAGGATAGAGAGAGGAGGTTCTTCGAAAGAGATGGGATGAGAAGCGATGCTAGCTTGAAAAGGAGGTGAGGGTTCAGTCCTGACGGGGTCAGAAAAGCCGAGTTCAAGAGCCGAGCGACCACAACAAGAAGACATTTTGAGTGAACATTACGATATCTTCTTGCCTTCATCATTTCCGTTCGTCTCAGAGGACCCCACAAATTACGCAAGCCCAGCGATAGCCGGGTCTCGGTTTTGGGCTGGGTCTTGCAGATCCTGGCTTGTTTTTGAAACAGGCACAAGGCAAAGTCCCACCACTTTCAGCTACAGTGGCATCCAACCATCGTTATGTTGTGATAGCGGGATACATGTCTGGAGTATCTATCGAGCAGCTAAATGCGCATCTTGAGCAGTGTCATCTAAGAGATACAATAGAATATTGATTAATatgaatatatataataccaTAGTTGTTACTTTGATCTGCATATTTGTGAAGTCTTGCTCTCTGTCGGTCATGCATTGGCCAAGATCCCAGGTATCAGGCTATCTCAGCCTCACTGCGCCCACAAACGTGCCAATTGCCAGCCCCTTTACTTCTGTCACTCAACGTCAACTTATTCAAGAGACAATCGATATTGACACTGTTTCCATTCTACCGACCGCGGACTCGCTCAATTCCCGTATTGTTGAGCCATTCGCATACTATCCTAGCTTGTCGAGTCTCCTGTGGTGCGACACTGCCGTAGCAGTGGCACAGATTGACTTAGCCACAGTTCTTATACAGACAGGCCTTTGCAAGTCAACAAACGCCCAAACCAGCCGATCACTGAATTGCATTGTTTTTCTGGAACCTGTTCCTCAAAACTCAACTCATTCAGCGAGCTTATACCTCTATCTTCAAGCTcctttatcttctttttcgTTCGTCAGAGGTTGTGGTTGGTAGGTTGCCTCCCCATGGTTCTCGCATAGTTGGTCGCCCAGCAACTAACCACAAATCGCAGTTTGATATCTATTATCCTCAACCACTATTCACCAGGCCTGGAAACAATTGCGCAACTCGTTTGAGTGGGCACCAAGTTTTCCATCTCCTCGTAACTTGAGGACTTACCGAATTCGACTGTGAATCACTGTCAAAACTTACTATATCTTCTTCCGCCTTtttttcatcttcaccacAACTTCTTCACATTTACACTTCGCATCGCAACTCTATATCATAAGCGGTTTTCACCCATCTCAATCACATCTTCATTGCCCTTCGACTCTAGGTAGGTAGTGAAatatctcttttcttttctttcaaTCATGTCATAATATTCTTTCctcatttcttcatcttATCCCCGCACTCTCGAGTCTCAAtaaccttctcttctctcatctcatcccaacCACACATCATCATATTGCAACAATCttacttcttctctttaaCACCTTCTCTTATTTAACAAATATCACCGCCACTCGCGCAGCTCACCTTTCTCCCTCTTAGCAATATTCTATTGTTGATTCCTTGATCAAGGTCAGTTTCAACTTGGTGCAGTCAAGCACTATCCCATTCTCTAAGTACGTCGGCCTCAATACGACTTCTCAACCATATCATCAACGCGGCTCTTTAGCATCACTGTTCACGGCGACTAACAGTCCTCAGAAACCCTCCGCCGAAGCCATGGCACCCGCAAATGCCAAAGCCAACTACAAGACCTACGAGGCTCAGGCTCGTATGGTTCGGGCTATCGTCGCCGCTCATCCCGACGTCAAGTGGAACTACAAGGGTAAGAGGGTGATTTCCTTATATCTCGTCGCACTTGTTTCTAGGGGTCTCTTGTGGCCTTAAGCCCTTGTTCTCTGTGTCCCTTCCCCATAACGCTGAGTCTGCAGGAGGAGGATTGACTCTTCCCCAGAAATCGCCGCTTGTTACGGCTCTGACATGACAGACCATGCTTTGAATCATCGATTCCGCAAGGTTCGGGCAACTGTCAGCATTATCCATGCGGCCCGTGAGCAAGGTCTCGATGTCAAGGATTTGACCACCGACGAAAACCTCCTCCCTACCACACAGGGAGCTATTGACAAGAACAGTACGACTCCCCGCTTGATCGCATATTTCTCCGATAACGCTATGATACTTTCTTGCTATGAGCTCTCACTAACTCGTTCTCCATAGATATTGCCAAATACTTTGGCCAATCTACCGCAGATGGCATCCAATTCCAGTTCCGAACTATCAAGAAAGACGCTGAGGCCCTTCGTTATGCCGCTAAcaatggtgatgatgtcgcCAACTGCCTCAACCTTGGCACAGCGTCCGGGCTGCCAAATACCCCATCTAAACCTACTCCGTCACGCCAGCCTGGAAGTCGATCGGCCAAGGGATCCAAGCGCAAAACTTCATACACGCCCTTGAATCCCATCAAGCGCTCCGGCTcggaagatgaagacgacgacgagctTAACTTTGATGAAATGGATCATACTCCCTCAAAGAAAGTCAAGACAACTGGTCGTACTCCTCGTGGCCCTACGCCCTCTCGCACAGCTGCCCAGAAGGCCGCTGCTACTATCGCCGGCGCTTCCGCGCAGTACAATGACAGCGAGTCTCCGTACGAGGATGCCCCTACCCCAACTCCAGGTCCTACTTCGGCTCCTGTCGGTCTCCCTGCTGCAACGCTCCCTCCTTCTGCGACTGTTGCTCCGACCTCTATCTTTGGCAACGTAGAGCGTAAGCCTCAGCCGTCCGTGGTGGGAAATTCTGGTCTTGACATGATCAACTCAGTTGGCCTTGGATATCCCGACATCTTCTCAGTCGCGGGAACCTTTCGCGCTCCACCTCCCGATGACTCGTCCTACATGGAATGGGGTGACGGAGAGATCTAAACTCTCGATCTCGAATCGCGATCTCTGACTTGAGCAATAACTGATACCGTCGACAAAGATTAACGGATACAGTACCAAAATATGGATGAAAGCTCTACAGAGTGTACTATACAACATACCACAAAAGCACGAATGCGGAACCGGTTCTTTTTGTTAGCGACATATGGCTTGATCGGCTTTTACTGCCTTGCTGTCGGTATTTTGATCATATTTCATGCCCTTGCCCCCTGTTTTCCCAGCACAGATACCCCTTTTTCCCGCAACACAGAAGCATTCAGTTCTTTCCTTTGACACCAGACATTCGACACACTTCATGGCTTCTTAGCCGGTCAGTTAGTAAGGGTTCATTTGGGCATGAATAGTATGGGGCATGTATGAGTTCTAGCTAGCTATTGTGCTCACTTCAATAAACAGCGTGAGTCTTAAAATGTGGTGCCCTGTAATTTATGGCTGTGACATAACCATTATAGTATAAATACTATGATATGCTAAAAACAAGTGTATTAGGTGCAGGACAGCAGTTATCTGGCAAGATCATATTGAGTatgtcttgtcttgcttgagGCTCTGATCCGAGTGATCTTTTCCAAGTTGAGTATCGAATTGCCTTGACATGTTGTCGTGGATTCAGTAGTATTTCGTGGCTCGCATGAGAATGGCCTCGCTCAGGAGTTGCTTGATTTTGACTTGCTTTTTCATTGACATGTCTACGTCTCTTAGGATAGACATGTTGCTCAACTTAACAAAAGCTGCCACAAGGCATCTTTTTCCACAAAGTCATGATGAATCACGTTGACCAGCCAATAATCATCCTTGATGCCACTCAAAAGTTTCTCACTCTCAGAACCCCGGCCGTACACCTTGGCCCATTCACCCCAAATTCCAAACGCCTCCTCGCTCCAAGCTCGGAAACTAACCTCCTCAATAATAGTAGGCGTGATGATCTCCTTTCCGGGAAACACACCCCATGTCACGGCATTCGTAGACGGACCGGCTTCCGTCGAACCGTTCACGTGATCGCTGTTGTCCGATGAGAGATAATCTCCGCGTGCGTTGCTGGCGTAGAAGCATACAGAGTCTTGCAGCTCCGGCGATGCGAGCTTAGCCTTGAGAGTGTCCCATTCGTTGGCGGGGATGAAGAATTCGACGAACGACTTCTGAAAGACAAATCCGTTTGGTGGGCCCCAGCCAAAGGTGCCGTCGCTGGATCGCAAGCCGTTGACGGCAGGCTGCGAAGCGACAGTCCACCAGCCCTTGCGATTGAGTTGCAGGAGGTTTGGTTGAATAGTTGAACTCTCAGCCCgaagctcctcctcactcCAGGGGATGGCGGAGAGCTCTCCCCGAATATGCTTGACAAACAGGTCGTTGATATCCTGCCGTGTCTTGGGGTAACCCCAAAGTTTGACAGCCTGTGTTACAGACATATGGAGGCTTACGCCGTATCCGTCAATCTCACCATAGGCGGGGGATCGGGCGTCACCAAAACGACCGTTAGGAAAGTCATCCCATGTCGCCTCACGGCCCAAAACGCCTTCGCCCTCCGAAATGGCGAGAGTGTTTGCACGGGTATTGATTGCTTCGGCACGCACGCCGGCCTCCTGTCCGGTAGCCTCCCATTCAGGATATATCGCTGGCCTATCACCAACAATCACACGATTGTGGGGGTCTGAGGCAACAGAAGAATGTCTTCTTGACTGCCGGGAGCGGGAGTGGCTGCTAGAACGCATGTTGGCGCTGCCATTGATCTGTAGCGAGGGAATGGCTAGTTCGTCCACtgcgatggcttcttcgtTCTCTGGAGGGTCGGGGATGAGATTTGCCCGCTCCAGGATGAAGGATACGGCCTTCTCCAGGTTGAGCGTGTAAAAGTGGAAGCCTTTTGGGCCCGGtgtcttggacttgatggccttgattCTGTCTATCAATTCACTGACGATATCCACGCCGACCATCTTTACCCGTTCATCATCACCTTTGACAGCGTCGAGGCGTGCGAGGAGATGGTCTGGAATTTTGGCATGGCTTAGCTTGGTTGTGCGCTTGATCATCTGGTAGCTCTGGATGGGCATAAGTCCTGGAATAATGGGAATTCCCTTAAAGGCACCGCTGGGGTGTTCTCGTAGAGTGGTCTCGAAGTGCTCGTATGCTTCAATGTCGAAGAAAAGCTGGGTTTGGATGAAGTCGGCACCAGCCTGCACCTTTTGCACAAGGTAAGGAAGATCATGCTCCAAGCTTTGCCCGAGAGGATGGCTCTCTTCGGCATGTCCCTCGGGGTAAGCTGCGACACCAATACAGAAGTAGTCTCCATGTGTCTTGCGGATATATCTGACCAGGTCAACAGCCCAGTTG from Fusarium oxysporum Fo47 chromosome III, complete sequence harbors:
- a CDS encoding adenylate kinase-domain-containing protein, with translation MPAIEQDAPATIAPQKSTPTFDPKDVTVIFVLGGPGAGKGTQCSKLVSDHGFCHLSAGDLLRAEQERPGSQYGDLIKDYIRNGLIVPMEVTIALLENAMAADLKAKASQKGRFLIDGFPRKMDQAVKFEETVCPAKLVLFFDCPEDVMESRLLERGKTSGRDDDNAESIRKRFRTFIETSMPVVNRFEEVGKVLKLDATPPPDEVYANTEKALAERLGPDF
- a CDS encoding methylenetetrahydrofolate reductase-domain-containing protein, with the protein product MDKITDRIAALPADGTYFSLEFFPPKTAMGFSNLRDRLHRMERALRPLFVNVTWGAGGSTSQKSLELAELCQREVGLTTCLHLTCTNMSKKLIDEALSDAKALGIRNILALRGDPPRREEYRDPEDSEDDGGQDFNWAVDLVRYIRKTHGDYFCIGVAAYPEGHAEESHPLGQSLEHDLPYLVQKVQAGADFIQTQLFFDIEAYEHFETTLREHPSGAFKGIPIIPGLMPIQSYQMIKRTTKLSHAKIPDHLLARLDAVKGDDERVKMVGVDIVSELIDRIKAIKSKTPGPKGFHFYTLNLEKAVSFILERANLIPDPPENEEAIAVDELAIPSLQINGSANMRSSSHSRSRQSRRHSSVASDPHNRVIVGDRPAIYPEWEATGQEAGVRAEAINTRANTLAISEGEGVLGREATWDDFPNGRFGDARSPAYGEIDGYGVSLHMSVTQAVKLWGYPKTRQDINDLFVKHIRGELSAIPWSEEELRAESSTIQPNLLQLNRKGWWTVASQPAVNGLRSSDGTFGWGPPNGFVFQKSFVEFFIPANEWDTLKAKLASPELQDSVCFYASNARGDYLSSDNSDHVNGSTEAGPSTNAVTWGVFPGKEIITPTIIEEVSFRAWSEEAFGIWGEWAKVYGRGSESEKLLSGIKDDYWLVNVIHHDFVEKDALWQLLLS